TCTGAAACAACCCTTTGCTGCTTTTCCGGCTCTCCTCGCCTTTGCCGGAGCCAGTGCCGTTTCTCCTGCTGCCTATGAAATTGGGGAAGGCGCCTTTAACCCGAACCAATTGGTCGGCACCGGTCCCTATCGCTTGGTCACCTTTGGCAGTGATAGCATCACCCTCGATCGCCATGAAGAATATTGGGGAGAAGCGCCGAAAAATGCTGGGGTAGACATTCAAATCTTTAGCAGTAATGCGGCGAACCTTTTTAACTCCCTCCAAACTGGGGCCGTTGATATTGCTTACCAATCCCTCGAACCAGAACAGATTACCAACCTCCTTCGGGAGGCAGAAGCAGGACGGATTCAGGCGATTGAAGCGGAAGGAACAGCGGTGAATTTTATGGTGCTCAATCGCAACCAAGCCCCCCTTGATCAGCTGGAGGTGCGTCAGGCGATCGCCGCCCTTCTAGACCGAAATTTAATTAACGAACGGGTGCTCAATGGCCAAGCTGACCCCCTATATAGTTTAATTCCCACCTCGTTTCCTGCCTCTGAGCCCCTATTCCAGACCGCCTATGGTGATGCAAATATTGAACGTGCCCGGGAACTCCTCACAGAAGCGGGCTTTACCCCCGAAAACCCCGCAGTAATCCCCCTGTGGTATCCCTCCGGCTCCACCGTGCGGGGAATTATCGCCACCACTCTCCGGGAATATGCGAACCGGGAGTTGGGTGGCTTACTGCAGTTTGAGCCTAGCAGTGTCGAAGGGGCGACCTATTTTCAAAATATTGCCCAAGGCATTTATCCCGCAGCCTTGGGGAACTGGTATCCCGACTTTTTAGACGCTGATAACTATCTTCACCCCCTCTTAAGTTGTGAGGTGGGAGCGGCAGAAACCGGGTGTGAATCAGGGGCATCCCAAAACCAAGGCTCTTTTTATTGGAATGAGGCGATGAATCAATTAATTAGCGCCCAACGGACAGAAACAGACCCCACAAGACGCCTTGAAATTTTCACCCAGATTCAACAGCAAATGGTTGAAGATGTGCCTTACATTCCAATGTGGCAAGGGAAAGAATATGTATTTGCCCAAACTGGGTTAGCCGGTTTGACAGTAAATCCGAGCCAAAGTTTACCCCTTTGGCTTGTGGAAAAATAACCAATTATGTCGACAAAAAACTAGCCTAGGACTTGGTCTCCTCTTCAGGGAGATCAAGGCTCTTGCGGGTATGTTTTAGGGTTTTCCAAAGATTTTTAATTTCTTTATACGCTTGCTGGGAAGATAACTTGCCATTGGTTTCGAGGTTGCAGATAAAATTGACCCGCTGGGCAAACTCCTGGAGATTGGCATTAAAGAGGACATTTTCTACTTTGAAGTCGCCCCGATAACTTTCGAGGGGATATAAAAATTGATCTTTTTCGGATTGAGACATGGCGATCGCCTGGGGTGAATTTTACAAAATTTCAACAATAAAAAAAGGCCAAAGACGACTCCAGTGTAACGAAAGAGTTTTCCTAAAGATGGTGTGAAGGACTGCTTTTTCCAGAATTTGTTCTCACCTTAACCTCGCCATAAAAAAAGGTAGAGCAGCGCTCTACCTTTGGAAATATATTTAAAAAATTTAGGGTCAGTCGTTTTGATCCCTGGTCATCGGCGCTCGGCTTACCAACTGGACTTAACCACACCGGGGAGGAGTCCTTGGTGGGCCCATTCCCGTAGAACGTTACGACACAGGCCGAAATCACGGTAGTAGCTGCGGGGTCTGCCAGTGACTTGGCAACGGTTCCGCATCCGAGTGGGGGAGCTATTACGGGGGAGGTTTTGGATTTTGCGGTGAATTTCGAGCTTCTCAAGGGGATCTGCTGTATTTGCAAAAGCTTCCTTAAGGGCAGCTCTTTTTGCGGCGTATTTTGCCACCGTGAGAGCGCGTTTCTTGTCGCGCTCAATCATTGATTTCTTTGCCATGAAATTTAGTCTAAGAGTTCGATATAAAGACAGCATTCTCTATCATAGCCTAAGTGACCGAGATTCCTATCCCTCCTAGGGGAATTCCTGGCGATCGCCTAGAATGAAAGCTTTGATCTTTGCGCCAATTTATAGGTGGTTATGGCAACTCTGGGAACTCCTTTTTTGGGTTTAGCGCTCCACACAACAACGCCCCAGTTGGGATTAAGCATAAAAAACATCACGACGAAGGAACAGCACACTGCGGTCTGGGATTTGGGCCGGGGGCTCTCGGCAGAACTCCACTGCTATCTACAAGATTTTATCCAGCCCTACCATTGGCAAGATGTGGCTTTTTTAGGTGTTGCGAAAGGGCCTGGGGGCTTCACAGGAACTCGTTTAGGGGTGGTGACGGCCCGTACCCTCGCCCAACAATTGGAGATTCCTCTCTATGGCATTTCTACTCTAGCGGCGATCGCCTTGCGAGTTGCCCAAGATAATCTCGATCAAGCGATCGCCGTTTATTTGCCAGCACGACAGGGGGCCGTGTTTGGGGCCATCTATCAAATCACCACCACAGGGGTTAAATCGCTGGTGCCAGATCAGCTGTTTACCCCGGAAGCTTGGGCCGATTGTCAGCAGAACTTCGCTGATTTACAGGTGATTGAGCCGCCGGAAACCCTTGGTGATACTGCTGCAGAAATTTTGAGTCTGGCCCAACAGCAATGGCAGCTTGACCCCCAGGGGCCTTGGGGGGCAGTGGTGCCTTTCTATGGTCAGCACCCTGTTCATCGGTGATGGCAGACCACTTAATTATTTTCACGCGCTATCCAGTACCAGGCCAGACCAAAACTCGCTTAATTCCGGCTTTGGGGGCGGCTGGTGCTGCCGATTTACAGCGACAACTCACA
The nucleotide sequence above comes from [Synechococcus] sp. NIES-970. Encoded proteins:
- the rpsN gene encoding 30S ribosomal protein S14, RpsN, producing the protein MIERDKKRALTVAKYAAKRAALKEAFANTADPLEKLEIHRKIQNLPRNSSPTRMRNRCQVTGRPRSYYRDFGLCRNVLREWAHQGLLPGVVKSSW
- the ddpA gene encoding ABC-type didpeptide transport, periplasmic binding protein, producing MIYSRQFYSAAAIALCFGSLLIGCNPNPSSTNPGSETSTVATDPNNRLTLGTTARPRTIDPADSYEIAGLNIIYNVTESLYTYEIGTTEIQPLLATALPTISDDGLTYTIPLREGVTFHDGEPFNAAAMKFSLDRFIQNQGKPSFLLGDIIDTIEATGDYELTITLKQPFAAFPALLAFAGASAVSPAAYEIGEGAFNPNQLVGTGPYRLVTFGSDSITLDRHEEYWGEAPKNAGVDIQIFSSNAANLFNSLQTGAVDIAYQSLEPEQITNLLREAEAGRIQAIEAEGTAVNFMVLNRNQAPLDQLEVRQAIAALLDRNLINERVLNGQADPLYSLIPTSFPASEPLFQTAYGDANIERARELLTEAGFTPENPAVIPLWYPSGSTVRGIIATTLREYANRELGGLLQFEPSSVEGATYFQNIAQGIYPAALGNWYPDFLDADNYLHPLLSCEVGAAETGCESGASQNQGSFYWNEAMNQLISAQRTETDPTRRLEIFTQIQQQMVEDVPYIPMWQGKEYVFAQTGLAGLTVNPSQSLPLWLVEK
- a CDS encoding glycoprotease family, putative, with the protein product MATLGTPFLGLALHTTTPQLGLSIKNITTKEQHTAVWDLGRGLSAELHCYLQDFIQPYHWQDVAFLGVAKGPGGFTGTRLGVVTARTLAQQLEIPLYGISTLAAIALRVAQDNLDQAIAVYLPARQGAVFGAIYQITTTGVKSLVPDQLFTPEAWADCQQNFADLQVIEPPETLGDTAAEILSLAQQQWQLDPQGPWGAVVPFYGQHPVHR
- a CDS encoding hypothetical protein (conserved hypothetical protein), with translation MSQSEKDQFLYPLESYRGDFKVENVLFNANLQEFAQRVNFICNLETNGKLSSQQAYKEIKNLWKTLKHTRKSLDLPEEETKS